The Scleropages formosus chromosome 11, fSclFor1.1, whole genome shotgun sequence genome window below encodes:
- the LOC108941234 gene encoding AFG3-like protein 1 isoform X1, with amino-acid sequence MVRMVGLLSAAARLVRCGDPAWRLNSLVVTSRTLPALSYRDTALPNLTPLSGIKTLGSTKSVCSSRLLFCSNKTPRDADNEASKNDGSSGVKKSEGDPTVESKFHADRGGAGGGGGGKKGGKEDRSWWSRIQKGDFPWDEKDFRYLAIAAAGISSTLLYLYFRDPGKEISWKEFVHFYLARGLVDRLEVVNKQYVRVILLSGANTSGVSYVWFNIGSVDTFERNLEAAQQEMGMEPSHRVAVVYSTESDGSFLMSMIPTLLLIGFLLFTLRQGPMAGGRGGRGGGLFSMSETTAKMMKDNIDVKFKDVAGCEEAKLEILEFVNFLKNPKQYQDLGAKIPKGAVLSGPPGTGKTLLAKATAGEANVPFITVNGSEFLEMFVGVGPARVRDMFAMARKHAPCILFIDEIDAVGRKRGRGNFGGQSEQENTLNQLLVEMDGFNTSTNVVVLAGTNRPDILDPALMRPGRFDRQIFIGPPDIKGRASIFKVHLHPLKVDTSLDKDGLARKLAALTPGFTGADIANVCNEAALIAARHLNPFINTKHFEQAIERVIGGLEKKTQILQPAEKKTVAYHEAGHAVVGWFLEHADPLLKVSIIPRGKGLGYAQYLPKEQYLYTREQLIDRMCMMLGGRVAEQVFFGRVTTGAQDDLKKVTQSAYAQIVQFGMSEKVGQVSFDLPRQGEVVMEKPYSEATAQLIDEEVRDLINSAFERTLDLVTDKKDLVEKVGMRLLEKEVLDKADMLELLGPRPFMEKSTYEEFVEGTGSFEEDTSLPEGLKNWNQEAEAPSEKQEKRSA; translated from the exons ATGGTTCGAATGGTCGGACTGCTGTCCGCAGCTGCTCGCCTTGTACGGTGCGGCGATCCCGCATGGAGATTAAACAGTTTGGTGGTGACATCCAGGACGCTGCCAGCGCTCAGTTATCGTGACACTGCTCTCCCA AATCTTACTCCTTTATCTGGAATAAAGACCTTGGGATCTACGAAAAGTGTTTGTTCTTCACGCTTGTTGTTCTGCTCCAACAAGACACCCAGAG ATGCTGACAATGAGGCTTCAAAGAACGATGGCTCCTCTGGAGTCAAGAAATCAGAAGGAGACCCCACTG TGGAATCCAAGTTCCATGCTGACAGAGGGGGggctggtggtggaggaggaggaaagaaaggaggaaaggaggacCGTAGCTGGTGGTCTCGTATTCAGAag GGAGACTTTCCCTGGGATGAGAAGGATTTCCGGTACCTGGCCATCGCAGCTGCCGGTATATCCTCTACGCTTCTTTATCTGTACTTCAGAGACCCGGGGAAGGAGATCTCCTGGAAAGAATTTGTCCATTTCTACCTGGCCAGAGGACTG GTTGATCGCTTGGAAGTTGTTAATAAGCAGTATGTGCGTGTAATCTTACTGTCAGGGGCCAACACCTCTGGTGTG AGCTATGTGTGGTTCAACATCGGCAGTGTGGACACATTTGAGCGGAATCTGGAAGCGGCCCAGCAAGAGATGGGCATGGAGCCATCTCACCGGGTGGCAGTGGTGTACAGCACTGAAAGCGACGG GTCTTTCTTGATGAGCATGATTCCCACTTTACTCCTGATTGGGTTCCTCCTCTTCACTCTACGGCAAGGGCCGATGGCAGGTGGGCGTGGGGGCAGGGGCGGTGGCCTGTTCAGCATGAGTGAAACCACAGCGAAGATGATGAAGGACAACATTGATGTCAAGTTCAAGGATGTGGCTGGATGTGAAGAGGCCAAGCTGGAGATCCTTGAGTTTGTCAACTTCCTGAAGAACCCAAAACAGTACCAGGATCTTGGGGCTAAAATCCCCAAG GGTGCGGTGCTGTCTGGACCCCCAGGGACAGGGAAAACCCTCCTTGCAAAAGCCACTGCTGGGGAGGCAAATGTCCCCTTCATCACTGTCAATGGCTCCGAGTTTCTGGAGATGTTTGTTGGAGTGGGGCCTGCTAGG GTGAGAGATATGTTCGCTATGGCCCGAAAGCATGCCCCCTGCATCCTGTTCATTGACGAGATCGATGCGGTGGGGAGGAAGAGAGGCCGGGGAAACTTTGGGGGCCAGAGCGAGCAGGAAAACACCCTCAACCAGCTTCTGGTGGAGATGGATG GTTTTAACACAAGCACTAATGTAGTAGTTTTGGCCGGAACTAACCGGCCCGACATCTTGGACCCGGCCCTGATGAGACCAGGGAGGTTTGACCGTCAGATCTTCATAG GTCCACCTGACATCAAGGGTAGAGCCTCCATCTTCAAGGTGCACTTGCATCCCCTCAAAGTGGACACCAGTTTGGACAAGGATGGACTGGCCAGAAAGCTGGCAGCCCTCACCCCTGGCTTCACGG GAGCCGACATTGCCAACGTGTGCAATGAAGCGGCACTCATTGCTGCCAGGCACCTCAATCCGTTCATCAACACGAAGCATTTTGAACAGGCCATTGAGCGGGTGATCGGAG GCCTGGAAAAGAAGACTCAGATCCTGCAGCCTGCTGAGAAGAAGACGGTAGCTTACCACGAGGCTGGCCACGCTGTGGTGGGCTGGTTCCTCGAGCATGCAGACCCCCTGCTCAAG GTGTCCATCATCCCCCGAGGAAAGGGTCTAGGCTACGCACAGTACCTGCCCAAGGAGCAGTACCTGTACACACGGGAGCAACTCATTGACCGCATGTGCATGATGCTCGGGGGGCGCGTGGCAGAGCAGGTCTTCTTCGGCAGGGTCACCACTGGAGCACAGGATGACCTCAAGAAGGTTACTCAGTCAGCATATGCACAG ATTGTGCAGTTTGGGATGAGTGAGAAGGTGGGCCAGGTGTCCTTCGACCTCCCACGCCAGGGTGAGGTAGTGATGGAGAAGCCCTACAGTGAGGCCACAGCACAGCTTATTGACGAGGAGGTGCGGGACCTCATCAACTCAGCGTTTGAAAGGACACTGGACCTCGTCACAGACAAGAAGGACCTGGTAGAGAAG GTTGGCATGCGACTTCTGGAAAAGGAGGTCCTGGACAAGGCAGACATGCTGGAACTGCTGGGGCCGCGGCCATTCATGGAGAAGTCCACGTACGAAGAGTTTGTGGAGGGCACGGGCAGCTTTGAggaggacaccagtctgcccgAGGGTCTGAAGAACTGGAACCAAGAAGCAGAGGCCCCCAGTGAAAAGCAAGAGAAACGATCTGCCTAA
- the LOC108941234 gene encoding AFG3-like protein 1 isoform X2, with protein sequence MAPLESRNQKETPLGDFPWDEKDFRYLAIAAAGISSTLLYLYFRDPGKEISWKEFVHFYLARGLVDRLEVVNKQYVRVILLSGANTSGVSYVWFNIGSVDTFERNLEAAQQEMGMEPSHRVAVVYSTESDGSFLMSMIPTLLLIGFLLFTLRQGPMAGGRGGRGGGLFSMSETTAKMMKDNIDVKFKDVAGCEEAKLEILEFVNFLKNPKQYQDLGAKIPKGAVLSGPPGTGKTLLAKATAGEANVPFITVNGSEFLEMFVGVGPARVRDMFAMARKHAPCILFIDEIDAVGRKRGRGNFGGQSEQENTLNQLLVEMDGFNTSTNVVVLAGTNRPDILDPALMRPGRFDRQIFIGPPDIKGRASIFKVHLHPLKVDTSLDKDGLARKLAALTPGFTGADIANVCNEAALIAARHLNPFINTKHFEQAIERVIGGLEKKTQILQPAEKKTVAYHEAGHAVVGWFLEHADPLLKVSIIPRGKGLGYAQYLPKEQYLYTREQLIDRMCMMLGGRVAEQVFFGRVTTGAQDDLKKVTQSAYAQIVQFGMSEKVGQVSFDLPRQGEVVMEKPYSEATAQLIDEEVRDLINSAFERTLDLVTDKKDLVEKVGMRLLEKEVLDKADMLELLGPRPFMEKSTYEEFVEGTGSFEEDTSLPEGLKNWNQEAEAPSEKQEKRSA encoded by the exons ATGGCTCCTCTGGAGTCAAGAAATCAGAAGGAGACCCCACTG GGAGACTTTCCCTGGGATGAGAAGGATTTCCGGTACCTGGCCATCGCAGCTGCCGGTATATCCTCTACGCTTCTTTATCTGTACTTCAGAGACCCGGGGAAGGAGATCTCCTGGAAAGAATTTGTCCATTTCTACCTGGCCAGAGGACTG GTTGATCGCTTGGAAGTTGTTAATAAGCAGTATGTGCGTGTAATCTTACTGTCAGGGGCCAACACCTCTGGTGTG AGCTATGTGTGGTTCAACATCGGCAGTGTGGACACATTTGAGCGGAATCTGGAAGCGGCCCAGCAAGAGATGGGCATGGAGCCATCTCACCGGGTGGCAGTGGTGTACAGCACTGAAAGCGACGG GTCTTTCTTGATGAGCATGATTCCCACTTTACTCCTGATTGGGTTCCTCCTCTTCACTCTACGGCAAGGGCCGATGGCAGGTGGGCGTGGGGGCAGGGGCGGTGGCCTGTTCAGCATGAGTGAAACCACAGCGAAGATGATGAAGGACAACATTGATGTCAAGTTCAAGGATGTGGCTGGATGTGAAGAGGCCAAGCTGGAGATCCTTGAGTTTGTCAACTTCCTGAAGAACCCAAAACAGTACCAGGATCTTGGGGCTAAAATCCCCAAG GGTGCGGTGCTGTCTGGACCCCCAGGGACAGGGAAAACCCTCCTTGCAAAAGCCACTGCTGGGGAGGCAAATGTCCCCTTCATCACTGTCAATGGCTCCGAGTTTCTGGAGATGTTTGTTGGAGTGGGGCCTGCTAGG GTGAGAGATATGTTCGCTATGGCCCGAAAGCATGCCCCCTGCATCCTGTTCATTGACGAGATCGATGCGGTGGGGAGGAAGAGAGGCCGGGGAAACTTTGGGGGCCAGAGCGAGCAGGAAAACACCCTCAACCAGCTTCTGGTGGAGATGGATG GTTTTAACACAAGCACTAATGTAGTAGTTTTGGCCGGAACTAACCGGCCCGACATCTTGGACCCGGCCCTGATGAGACCAGGGAGGTTTGACCGTCAGATCTTCATAG GTCCACCTGACATCAAGGGTAGAGCCTCCATCTTCAAGGTGCACTTGCATCCCCTCAAAGTGGACACCAGTTTGGACAAGGATGGACTGGCCAGAAAGCTGGCAGCCCTCACCCCTGGCTTCACGG GAGCCGACATTGCCAACGTGTGCAATGAAGCGGCACTCATTGCTGCCAGGCACCTCAATCCGTTCATCAACACGAAGCATTTTGAACAGGCCATTGAGCGGGTGATCGGAG GCCTGGAAAAGAAGACTCAGATCCTGCAGCCTGCTGAGAAGAAGACGGTAGCTTACCACGAGGCTGGCCACGCTGTGGTGGGCTGGTTCCTCGAGCATGCAGACCCCCTGCTCAAG GTGTCCATCATCCCCCGAGGAAAGGGTCTAGGCTACGCACAGTACCTGCCCAAGGAGCAGTACCTGTACACACGGGAGCAACTCATTGACCGCATGTGCATGATGCTCGGGGGGCGCGTGGCAGAGCAGGTCTTCTTCGGCAGGGTCACCACTGGAGCACAGGATGACCTCAAGAAGGTTACTCAGTCAGCATATGCACAG ATTGTGCAGTTTGGGATGAGTGAGAAGGTGGGCCAGGTGTCCTTCGACCTCCCACGCCAGGGTGAGGTAGTGATGGAGAAGCCCTACAGTGAGGCCACAGCACAGCTTATTGACGAGGAGGTGCGGGACCTCATCAACTCAGCGTTTGAAAGGACACTGGACCTCGTCACAGACAAGAAGGACCTGGTAGAGAAG GTTGGCATGCGACTTCTGGAAAAGGAGGTCCTGGACAAGGCAGACATGCTGGAACTGCTGGGGCCGCGGCCATTCATGGAGAAGTCCACGTACGAAGAGTTTGTGGAGGGCACGGGCAGCTTTGAggaggacaccagtctgcccgAGGGTCTGAAGAACTGGAACCAAGAAGCAGAGGCCCCCAGTGAAAAGCAAGAGAAACGATCTGCCTAA